From Glycine soja cultivar W05 chromosome 4, ASM419377v2, whole genome shotgun sequence, the proteins below share one genomic window:
- the LOC114409682 gene encoding uncharacterized protein LOC114409682, whose amino-acid sequence MVQKRSFDAEEILEGSFKHPKHAGPSTELFSLSESVFPDDDCHSRMPKTSEDGCTQCSSEGIEKLGGESFGELPTGAGNSETSFPVIDIPASSWATSGTIEDLHLEPPLHLSLFPEYFSPERPIRTLTRNEDIYSILLEHSPRKPVSVGSDHQADVPAWDILGATNRPNASDAVSVSDFTVGHIDETEKRLMGTCVIPMPQMELSSNDDEVGKASTDCSCEDQGSMRCVRQHIAEEREKHIKTFGVEKFTELGFTNMGEQVAENWSAEDEQLFHEVVFNNPVSLDKNFWNYLSIAFPSRTKKEIVSYYFNVFMLQRRAEQNRNDLLSIDSDNDEWQGSEGNDIATREEDEDSVAESPVCHDETCMADCHNNDLQAYNEYAADETCAANETVDFTNKNIDDDSQYDPIEMHHSSGSPLIQPQDQPIWQDSCDGKVKDDSCTSSDVGVASQETKVNTENGDHWCGNYNGVNNGYSQGYVLEHCDAKVWDSGFVSCSKNKIDFVPTCNMIEEVFGDGRRQDIRRA is encoded by the exons ATGGTGCAGAAGCGTTCTTTTGATGCTGAGGAAATACTTGAGGGGTCTTTCAAACACCCAAAACATGCAGGACCAAGCACTGAGCTTTTTTCATTATCAGAATCTGTTTTCCCCGATGATGATTGCCATTCCCGTATGCCAAAAACTTCAG AGGATGGATGTACACAATGTAGTAGTGAAGGTATTGAGAAGCTTGGAGGTGAAAGTTTTGGTGAACTTCCTACAGGGGCTGGGAACTCTGAAACAAGCTTTCCTGTAATAGATATTCCTGCTTCTTCTTGGGCCACCAGTGGCACAATTGAAGATCTCCACCTAGAACCACCTTTACATCTGTCCCTTTTTCCGGAGTATTTTAGTCCAGAGCGGCCGATAAGGACATTAACCCGCAATGAGGACATCTACTCCATACTCCTTGAACACTCTCCCCGTAAACCTGTATCTGTTGGATCTGATCATCAAGCTGATGTTCCAGCATGGGATATTTTGGGTGCCACTAATAGGCCAAATGCCTCTGATGCTGTTTCAGTTTCAGACTTTACTGTTGGGCACATTGACGAAACTGAAAAAAGACTGATGGGGACCTGTGTAATCCCTATGCCTCAGATGGAATTGTCTAGCAATGATGATGAAGTTGGAAAGGCAAGTACTGACTGTAGCTGTGAAGACCAGGGTTCCATGAGATGTGTCAGACAACATATTgctgaagaaagagaaaaacatataaaaacatTTGGGGTTGAGAAATTCACTGAATTGGGATTCACTAACATGGGAGAACAAGTGGCAGAAAATTGGAGTGCTGAGGATGAACAGCTATTTCACGAGGTTGTTTTCAATAATCCAGTATCCCTTGACAAGAACTTCTGGAACTATCTTTCCATTGCTTTTCCTTCACGAACCAAAAAGGAAATAGTGAGTTACTACTTTAATGTCTTCATGCTTCAAAGGAGGGCAGAGCAGAACAGGAACGACCTGTTAAGCATTGACAGTGATAATGATGAATGGCAAGGTAGTGAGGGCAATGATATTGCAACTCGAGAGGAAGACGAGGACTCTGTTGCTGAGTCCCCTGTATGTCATGATGAGACTTGTATGGCTGACTGCCACAATAATGATCTGCAAGCCTATAATGAGTATGCCGCTGATGAAACTTGCGCAGCTAATGAAACAGTGGATTTTACCAATAAGAACATAGATGATGATTCCCAATACGATCCTATAGAGATGCATCATTCTAGTGGTTCCCCTCTAATTCAACCCCAGGATCAGCCTATTTGGCAGGATTCATGTGATGGAAAAGTTAAAGATGATTCATGCACATCATCAGATGTAGGAGTTGCCTCACAGGAGACTAAGGTGAATACTGAGAATGGTGATCATTGGTGTGGTAACTATAATGGGGTAAACAATGGTTATAGCCAAGGATATGTTTTGGAGCATTGTGATGCAAAAGTGTGGGATTCTGGATTTGTATCATGCTCTAAAAATAAGATTGACTTCGTACCTACATGCAACATGATAGAAGAGGTTTTTGGTGATGGACGAAGGCAAGACATTAGAAGAGCTTGA